The Flavobacteriales bacterium TMED191 DNA window TGAAAATAGTAGTGTAAGATTGGAATTGAGAGATTATATCTAAATTTGATTGAAAACTAAATAATGATTTTATTATATGTTTTGGAAGGATGTCTTCTGAAAATTTATTTTGAACAAATTCTAGTGAAACTCTATCACTAAAATTTTGAAAAAGCTCTTCATTTTCAATATTTTCTATTGGCAAATACTTTGAATTAATAAAAGTATTTTCTTTAACATCCCATTGTGTGGGATAAACTGATGTCAAGTGGTGACGAGTTAATACTGAAACAGAACATCCTAAATACTTTTCCCAGTGCTCTTTAATTGTGCCTCCAAAAACACGCATTTGACACAAGGGACGTGTTAGGGTAAAAGGATAAAAGTTCTCAATATCCTCAGGATCATAAAGAATATAATTCATATAATTGACTTAAGAAAAAATATCTACTATTTATATTTATTAGCAGATTATTTAACTGTTGAAGAATCTTCCGATGATGACTCCGCTGATGATGACTCCGCTGATGATGACTCTGCTACTGGCTCTTCTGCAACTGGGTCCTCTACTACTAGCTCTTCTGCAACTGAGTCTTCTGCAACTGNGTCTTCTGCAACTGGGTCTTCTNCNACTNGGTCTTCTACTACTNGGTCTTCTACTACTGGGTCTTCTACTACTGGGTCTTCTACTACTGGGTCTTNNACTNNTGNNTCTTCTACTANTGNGTNTTTGTTTTAGTTGATAATGAAGATTTTCCAAATTTTTTGTAAAATTTATCAACACGTCCTGCTGTATCAACTAACTTCATCTTTCCTGTATAAAAAGGATGTGATGTACTACTTATTTCTCTTTTAATTAAAGGGTATTCCGTCCCATCAATCTTAATAGTTTCTTTGGTGTCAGCACAAGACTTAGTAACAAATGTGTCTCCATTAGACATATCTTTGAATACTACTAATCTATAATTATCTGGATGTATATTTTTTTTCATAACGCTTACGTATTTTACCTAAAAAGGAATGCAAATGTAAATAATCAAATTGAATCATAAAAATAATACAATAATTTAATTTTCTTATCGATTATAAAATGTTAAAGTATATTTGTAATTATCAACACTTTTTAATTATTTAAATTGAGATATTTATTTATTATTATTATAACTCTATCAATTGGTTGCACAAAAGACCAGAATATTCTTAATAATAACACAGCTAATAACTTCATTTCTTTTTCTGTAGACACACTCTTATTTGACACTGTATTTACAACCACTGGATCTAGCACAAGATATTTAAAAGTCTACAACAACTTAAATGAAGATATAAATATCGATTATATCTCGCTTGCTCAAGGCGAAAGTTCTTCTTTTAAATTAAATATTGATGGAGAAGCAAATCACTCAATTGCGAACACCTTATTAAGAACTGGTGATAGCCTATATATCTTTGCAGAAGTCACAATAGATCCTAATGGATTAAATAGTCCCTTAATTGAAACTGATTCAATTATTTTTAATTACAATAATAAAATACAGGACGTAGATTTAGTTGCTTGGGGTCGAGATGCGTATTTTCATTCTAGTTTACCAGATTTTCAACAACATCAAGCAAGTAATCTTGATTCTATGCTATACTCAAATTTTTTCTCTAATGTACCACTTGAATTGATAAATGAACAATTTTATTACTACTCAGTTAATGAATTTACCGAATGGACAAACGACAAGCCACATGTAATATATGGTGATGTAATTGTTGAGAATGGAGCTACTTTAAAAATTCAACAAGGTTGTGAGCTATATTTACATAATAATGCATGGATTGTAATTGATTCACTGAGTTCACTTCACAGTGTAGGGACACTTTCAATGCCTATTACAATACAAAGTGACCGAACTGACAGTCATAGTATCATTGACTACA harbors:
- a CDS encoding type B 50S ribosomal protein L31 — translated: MKKNIHPDNYRLVVFKDMSNGDTFVTKSCADTKETIKIDGTEYPLIKREISSTSHPFYTGKMKLVDTAGRVDKFYKKFGKSSLSTKTXTX